The sequence TCAGGGCCCATTTTGTTCAACGTTCAGGGCCCATTTTGTTCAACGTTCAGCTCCCTTTTTGTTCAACGTTCAGGGCCCATTTTGTTCAACGTTCAGCGCCCTTTTTGTTCAACGTTCAGCGCCCTTTTTGTTCAACGTTCAGGGCCCATTTTGTTCAACGTTCAGGGCCCATTTTGTTCAACGTTCAGCTCCCTTTTTGTTCAACGTTCAGGGCCCATTTTGTTCAACGTTCAGCTCCCTTTTTGTTCAACGTTTAGCGAACTTTTTGTTCAACGTTCAGCGCCCTTTTTGTTCAACGTTCAGCGCCCTTTTTGTTCAACGTTCAGCGCCCTTTTTGTTCAACGTTCAGCGCCCTTTttgttccggtgtgtgtgtgtgtgtgtgtgtgtgtgtgtgtgtgtgtgtgtgtgtgtgtgtgtgtgtgtataaggtaTGTAAAAGACTGGTGGCAGTTACaactgaaatatatattttgttcCAATACCAAACAGTGAAATCATTCCCAGCAAACACACAGCCGGGCTgattaggaaataaaaaaataaggaattcCAACATCAATTTACTACATTGTGTGATTTggcatgatatattttttttgcctctctcttAATAAGCAGTTTTGAAAGTTATCCTGTCCAGATTCATAAAACTGAAGGGATAAGCATATGAAAGCAGTATATGGCAGATACATCTTTGAGCAGTTTTAAATATATACTAAAGGACTGCTGGCTCATAGGTTAGAACACACGGCGTGAACCCGCTTCCCGCCTCTGGGTGCATCCTGCCTGCCGTCACCTCCCCACTGGTAACACGCAGGGGTCGACATGGCTGGCTAAATATGTTACACCGTGCGTTCCGGCCGGCAGCTCACTCCCCCACGCCAATCTCGGCGAGCTCTGCCAAACGTGACGTGGACACACTGGACTCACCATGCCACGGCCGAACGTTTTTCAGCCAAGTGAGTCGAATCACTGTGTACATGCAACACAAAAGGATTATTAACTATTTACTTTCTTTCGTTAATGCTTCATATATGGCAGCAGAAAGAaagtttatacatatatatatatatatatatatatatatatatatatatatatatatatatatatatatatatatatatatatatatatatatatattaaagggatAAATGTATCAGTTGTATATTGGTGAGGACAGGATGGAGGGTTGTGTCAGGCTGGCAGCTGAAGAAGTTGAAGTTTTAAGGCACTGGAGGCCACTAAGTTCCTTTTGCTTATTTACGTAAAAGCGTCAAAAGCTATGACACTGCAGCGTCCCTCCTGAATACACGTTCTGTCCTTCCCTGATGACGTGCTTGCAGTGGAAGGCTGCAACACACAGTTTGTGCCAAGGAAGTCTTGCGGCAcacagcggcggcggcagcgttGCTGTGGCGGCCCAAAGGTGCTGCAGTTCTTCTGCGGCGCGGCTGTCTGGCTGGCTAGTTGAAGCGGCCGGTGGGACCACCACATGGCCTCGTCTGTCGATGAAACGCTGCCATTACTTACCAGCCGTGTAGCGAGAGGCTGTTTTCAGTTAAGTGTGGAAAAGTTCCTTAAAATGTATGGAGCATATGAGGATGAGGATTTTGTCCtttataattgtgtgtgtgtgtgtgtgtgtgtgtgttttctacacATGACTAAATAAGCAGCGTTGTCACCTAAGAGTTTTCCAGGATAGATATTTTACTTCGAGAGAAATGACGGAtgaaagggggtgagggaggggaggggaggggagggaggaaggagggggggtgtcgggggaaggggtgagggaaggagggagcgagatAGGAGGGGGGTGGCGtcggggggaaggggtgagggaggggagcgaggaaggagggggtggcgtgttgggggaaggggtgaggagggaggaggaaggaggggatggcgTGCTGGGGGAAGGggttaaggaggggaggggaagcaaggaaggagggggtgtttggggggggggggacgaaaaAAGCTATAATTTATATACAACTGAACTTATtgttaggaacacacacacacacacacacacacacacacacacacacacacacacacatacacacacaacaaaacaaacacagacatagacaaacacaacacacatgtacattgaaacacacacacacacacacacacacacacacacacacacacacacacacacactgtacgtaCATGAGGCCGGCGTTCGTATTTATATCCTTCACCACtaacatcgtcatcaccaccgccgccaccgccaacaCCAGCGACATCACCACACCCCCAGCCGCGATCTTCTGGAGTGTCGCTTCGCCAGCCTCGGCACACTCAGAGGACCTTGGGGGAGGGGTACGCGGGGTGCTTCCTTCGTTTGTATGAGTggtctcggtggtggtggtggtggttctgggggttggggtgggggcgGTGGGAAAGCTTGGTGGATCTGTGCATTCGTCCATAGTAGACTGTCTAGGATCCCTTGTCTTGTGAACGTTGCAGCGGGCCGGCGGGGGGGTGAGCCTCCACTTGGAAGGGCCATAAGCCACCACATCAAGATACCAAATGTCATCGAAGCGCCGGTCCCTCGTACACTGCATGAGACACATCCCGGCGTGAACCTCGAAGACAAGGATTTTTTTTTGAATGTTGATTCTCTGGACCGTTGCTTTGATCTCATGCCAGTAATTGTCATGCTTAATAAACTcattcctgatgcaagagtcgTCAAAGTCAAACCAGGAAGTATCTTGCTGATCATCGTTTCTTATCCGAAGACTGAATCCTTTGAAGTCGTGCTCGGGACTCACGTACACCGTTGTAGAGAACGTACTACTGTCTGTAGGGTTAATGTTCTGGATCACCGGTTGACTCCATTGTCCAGTAATTGTTATGTTTGCTCCATAACAGTTGAAGCACGAGACGCCTCCAAGACCCAGGAAAAGCAGCAGCCACAGCAACAGAGGCGGCGGCAGCAGGGACACAGTGAGTGTTGTCCGCGCCATGGCtggagtgagtgtgtgggtgacAGTGTGTAAGCAGTGACGAGCCCAAGGATGGACGCATATCCTGTGTGTTGTAcgtacgtgacacacacacacacacacacacacacacacacacacacacacacacgtgtgtgtgtgtgtgtgtgtgttggtggtctGCTGCGTGGACGACGGACTCGAATCCCGCTAccactaccattttttttttcaccgccGAGTAGCAAacaaccacatgctgtcctgaagaccacccacccacccgacAACTGGGAACTAGTCAAGCGAgccaagaacgagttccggggttCAAGCCGCCGCTAACGCCAAACACAACATAAACACTCCGGGGCGGGCGGGACCATGAGCCCCCACCTGGAAGAGGGAAGAAGCCGAGGGGCATCATGTCGGCCCCCCAAGAGAGAATGCGCAACAGGCAcaagtaagggaaaaaaaaaaaaataaataaataaaataagccaGCGCTTCAAGAGAGCCACAGGTGTTTGGATCGTGTCAGGTGTGTGAGGCCATGAACCAAGTCACTGGTCTGTAAGATCCACATGTATTGAAGTTTAAGTTTTAGTTGTAAGATCATAAGAAAAGTGCAATGAACTTAGACTCGAGGCACTTAAGAGGGATATTAAGAGAGGGCAAACCAGTGTgatatagaaaaaggaggagaagggaatgataaTGTGCAATGATTTAGCATGACGGACAAGAGTGAGGGAATGTGTGTACAGGTTTAGCATGACGGACAAGAGTGAGGGAATGTGTGTACAGGTTCAGCATGGCGGACAAGAGTGAGGGAAGGTGTGTACACGCTTAGCGTTCTCTTATATAGCAAATAAGGCAGTtcgaggggagtgaagggatatGCACAGATTGAGTGTGGGTGACATAGTTCAGTCTGTTCCTGCATGTGATGAGGAGTCGAGGTTACCAAAAGTTTCATATAGCATGGCagcgtagtgcataacaatgaTGAGTTTTGTCATTAAAtcactcgacggattggcctgccccacggtgttatggacttgctcagCACAGGTATATAGTACATTCTCGATATCTATGCAGGTGGACAAaggtttaaccccttgaccgcggatttcctacaagaagacctcaccaagctacaggaatggaacaaaaagtggctgctacaattcaatgaggaaaaatataaagtcctgcaccttgggagaggatatccagcacaccagtaccacatggggagcactccactatccaccacagaggcagagaaggatcTGGGactctatgttaccaggctaccagtgaaagccgaatccgtgccaatcgcagcggacgggttaaaacttGTGCTCCCTATCTTACTGTGGTGGCTGTTAGACCTGAACATTGAATAGTGATTTGGAGGGATGTGTCGATGCCGTTGCTATCATGTGGCTCTGCAGGGTCACGGGGTATTAGTGTTTAGTTATGAATGAAAACACtcgagaaacaacaacaaaatagatTCGTgttgaggaaggaataaaaacaagaaaacaaaccaaaaaaacatcATACCCCCCAAAACACTAAGGGTTtggaattaattaaaaaaaaatcattgtaaCCCTTAAAATATTAGTTTAGGATAAATTAAAACACTTGAATAACTTAACAAAACCAGTGCAAAAGCTTTATTCtagtacaaacaaacaaacagaggcaGCGTTGTCTCCTAAAACACTAATTTAAATGTAAAAACAAAGAATGCAATTATTTGAACTTTGAATCCAAGCAAATTCTGGCACTTTTTTACTCTTATTTGATAGACTGAGGTTGGTTGAAGGTTtggcagtagcagtaatagtggcagtagtaattgtggtagtagtagtggtagtgatagtagtagtagtagtagtaggagagaaacccatcaccactacctaaCCCCTTagcacactcatcaccaccatcaccatcacccaaacaccttcaccatcaccaccactcctacacccatccccacccacctcctcacaccaccaccaccacacacacacaccatacgcatcaccaccatcaccaccaactattctacccaccacaccaccaccaccaccacaaccaccacccatcatcaccaaTCTAGAAATACCCCACGTCACCACCCACACCTGccatgccaccaccgccgccgccgccaatcACACCACCGGGCTGCTGGCTGACACACAGGGGGCTCTTATCCATCAGGCAATCCTCGTCGATCATATAAAAGTAATGGGTGTAGGAGAGCGCCGCGCAGAAGCCTCGAGAGCTCTGTTCCGGGGCCTGGCGGTAGTGGTAGCATTTAGCACTGTTGGCTTCGCGTGTGCcgtgggtggcggtggtgatgttgcGAGCCTGGCACTCCTCGAAACGCCTGTGTGGAGTGACGGGAGTTAGGTGGGGCAGTGGAGGGGATGAGATGGATGAAGATAagtaaaagatggaagagggataTCCGGGGTAATGGATGAGAGGGTTCTGGATATCTAATGGGCCTGGCACCTCTCAAACCTCCTGTATGTGGAGTGACGGAAAGTGGATTAAAGTGAATAGGTCGATAGCGGAGTGATTAAAATGACAtataacacagacagacagatagacacagactgGCAGCcaaccaaccagacagacagacagacaaagaaagtggacagatgtgagagagagagagagagagagagagagagagagagagagagagagagagagagagagagagagagagagagagagagagagagagagagagagagagagagagagagagatgaataaatgaCGGAAGGAAGGCAAATaggagatacatacatacatacatacagacagacagacagacagacaaacagacacaaacagacagacaaaaaaaaaattgagatgagaaaaaaaagagagagaggaacagatgaatagatgacagacagacagacagacagacagacagccctaAGCCCACTCACCTGACCGCCCAGTAGGGGGAGCCCAGCGTCATGGGGGTGTCGTCCAGCCAAGCCCAACCGcgccccttctctctctgccGCCCCCCTAGCCAGAAGTCGCTCGTCAACTCTGGAATAGGGGGGTAGGGgaggttaatctctctctctctctctctctctcatccgtttgctgtatctgtttatatgtttcgttcattaatttttttttattttttagtttctcctttttatcttctcttattactctttctctctcctagtTGCATGTTTAttaattaagttattttatttatatctaattctttccttttttttctctctctctctctctctctcctatttgtttatttactagtttcatttttttttattctcttcctttctcttttactttttctctatcTACTTATtctactatctgtctatctttctatttgtctgcctacctacctatctatctacctgtctacaaAGCAATAGTATGGGCAGAAACAgcaactttttctcattttctttgataCGCCAtcaccgttttctttctccttttgatAGCTATAACTCCACCATTctcctatatctcctcctcctccttctactactactactactactactactactactactactactactactactactactactactactactaccaccatcaccactactcccaccactaccaccaccaccaccaccaccattaacccccactaccaccacccccactaacaACACCACTCCTCCGCAGGTACTGACGATGCTCCTGAAGGTGATTGATGACGGTGGTGAAGTGCGTGATGCTCTTGAAGGTCAACAGATCCCCGCCCAGCACCCTGCAGAAGGCCCGCGCCTCGCCCCAGCTCACCTGTAGGGCAGTGAGACAGGTGGGTGGagagggataggagggaaggaaagaaggaggggaataaTTGAGGAGAAAGGGGTTGTGATAGATATTTATAATAGTTAGTTAGAGAATATAATAGAGTTTTAAGGTGggtaggtaagtaggaaggtTGGGAGGGTAAGGAAGTGGATAGTTAGGGAAATgggtaggtagggaaggaagggtttaAACAGATGTATagttaagtagagagagagagagagagagagagagagagagagagagagagagagagagagagagagagagagagagagagagagagagagagagagagaggttataggTAGTGagaaaggtaggtagggagagagggaagaaaggaaaggagggagggatgtatTACGATAGATGTGTAGTTAGGTAGAAAGGTAGGAatttaggtagatatatagatagatagataaagaatggagggaagggaaaagggaggtagggatgggTTATGCTTGATGAATAGTGgaattgagagaggaagggagataggtaaataggtagataaatagaggaagagaggaaggttaaCTTGTtggtctttcattttctctcacacacacaaacgtgaacaaacagaaaaggaaagaaaagcaaaacactTACCCCAGACTCAACACCCAGTAAcccctatttccctttccttcctcttgctcgtggtcctcctcctcctcctcctcctccaccacccccacctgtcccccccccccctcaccttgcCCACGGAGAAGACGGACAGGCATTGGTCGCCCACGAGCGTGAACATCTCGGGGCAGTCAGGGTGGCTGACGGTGTGGTTGATCTTGGCCACCAGGTCCTCGCCCAGCTCCTCACTGCGCCGCCAGCTGGGGTCtgcgggggagggaagggagagtaaaggaagggtgagaggggagcggggtgggtgggttgaggGGAGCGCAGAGTGTGTGTTAAGGGAGAGTTTGGTGAGAGGAATATGTTCAGTGAGAGAGGGAAGTTGTGGGGCtgcgggggaggggcggggagggtaaagggaaagtagagaaaggggaGTGTTAAGTGGGTAGGGGGAGTAAGGGGGAGTGGTAAGTGGCAAAGGGGAGAGTGTTAGTGAGTAAAGAGCGAGTGTTGGGGGAGTAAGGGAAGTAAGGGGAGAGTGTTAAGTAAGGAGGGTAAGAGGGGGAGTGTTAAGGGAGTAAGGGGGGAGTGTTAAGGGAGTAAGGGGGGGAGTGTAAAGGGAGTAAAGGGGTTAAGGGGAGAATGTTaataaaggaagagtaaagaaataaTAAGCTAGAGAAAGATGAGGTTTGGATCTTAGTGATtgtagattattattttttttttacttttgtctttttttttgtgtgtgtgtgaagtttttttttattgtgtgttttcttggatttgtttgtgtgtgtgagagaggaaagggaaaataaagaggaaaatagagagaagaaaaggaagatagaggaggaggaggaagaggacgagttttttttattctcattcattcattcattcattctttttttcttccatttatttattcattcattctttctttctttctttctttcttacatttattcattcattcattcattcattctttttttcttccatttatttattcattcattctttctttctttctttctttcttacatttattcattcattcattctttctttctttctttctttcttacatttattcattcattcattcattcattctttttttcttccatttatttattcattcattcattcttccgtttattcattcattcattcattcttccattcattcttccattcat comes from Eriocheir sinensis breed Jianghai 21 chromosome 49, ASM2467909v1, whole genome shotgun sequence and encodes:
- the LOC126981829 gene encoding uncharacterized protein LOC126981829, which translates into the protein MAATPPLPSLSLLLLLSLSLLSLTCWGLAGAFECPQKEEEIACSSEDKCVKLRYVCDGENDCEDGEDEDPDLCTVFKSHYGCEREEVACRRGGELECVRLQTYCQTTDPPCEGPVDPKLCKVLNDNTIQKFSSIFIAADNAPDPSWRRSEELGEDLVAKINHTVSHPDCPEMFTLVGDQCLSVFSVGKVSWGEARAFCRVLGGDLLTFKSITHFTTVINHLQEHQLTSDFWLGGRQREKGRGWAWLDDTPMTLGSPYWAVRRFEECQARNITTATHGTREANSAKCYHYRQAPEQSSRGFCAALSYTHYFYMIDEDCLMDKSPLCVSQQPGGVIGGGGGGGMAGVGGDVGYF